In one window of Nicotiana tabacum cultivar K326 chromosome 12, ASM71507v2, whole genome shotgun sequence DNA:
- the LOC107801953 gene encoding peptidyl-prolyl cis-trans isomerase FKBP62 isoform X2, translated as MVEFSRANAEAFIDEDYEEAGEEIESAPPLNIGDEREINSNGLKKKLIKLGLGWETPEFGDEVTVHYVGSLRDGTKCVSTRDKEKVATGVDYGIVTMRKGETALFTLPPRTGFGLADLDAVSSNSVVQFEVELVSWITVVDVCKDGGIIKKIMEKGELIGPPDDLDEVLVKYVVRLLDGVIVAKTPEHGVEFYVKDGHFCQALPKAIKTMRRGEKVNLIVQPQYAFVDGVKDSENGFPSILPCSILSIDLELVSFKPVINVTGDLGVLKKILKEGEGTLTANEGAAVTIRYTAKLEDGTLLEKRGFDGEAALKFTTDEEQVIAGLDRAVTTMKKGEHAIVTAKPDYGFGSTEVKRDLAMVPPCSTIVFEVEMLEFTKEKDPWEMNKHERIQVSQRKKEEGNLLFKNGKYQRAMKKYEKAVDYINEDRTFEDDDQRLVKSLRVSCWLNGAACCLKQNDFQEAIKLCSKVLEIESCNVKALYRRAQAFMETADLHLAELDIKKALEIDPQNREVKLIQKTLKQLQVESNKKDAKLYTTMFTRLSNENSSAAKRLKVEETESKNEENVGDINMP; from the exons ATGGTGGAATTTTCCAGGGCAAATGCCGAAGCATTTATAGATGAAGATTATGAAGAGGCAGGGGAAGAAATAGAATCAGCACCACCACTCAATATTGGCGATGAAAGGGAAATTAACTCAAATGGTCTTAAGAAGAAGCTTATTAAGCTTGGACTTGGTTGGGAAACCCCTGAATTTGGTGATGAAGTCACTG TTCACTATGTTGGTAGCCTACGTGATGGAACCAAATGTGTTTCGACTAGGGACAAAG AGAAAGTTGCCACTGGCGTAGATTACGGAATTGTCACGATGAGGAAAGGTGAAACGGCATTGTTCACATTGCCCCCAAGAACGGGTTTTGGATTGGCAGACTTGGATGCAGTTTCATCGAATTCTGTAGTTCAGTTTGAGGTCGAGCTAGTATCATGGATCACAGTAGTGGATGTCTGCAAGGATGGTGGTATTATCAAGAAAATTATGGAGAAGGGGGAGCTAATAGGACCTCCTGATGACTTGGATGAAGTTCTAG TGAAGTATGTGGTGAGGCTGCTTGATGGTGTAATTGTTGCAAAAACACCTGAACACGGAGTGGAGTTTTATGTCAAAGATG GCCATTTTTGTCAAGCATTACCAAAAGCGATCAAGACAATGAGAAGGGGAGAGAAAGTGAATTTAATTGTTCAGCCTCAGT ATGCCTTTGTTGATGGGGTTAAGGATTCTGAAAACGGCTTCCCTTCAATTCTTCCATGTTCTATCCTGAGTATTGATCTTGAACTGGTTTCTTTCAAGCCGGTAATAAATGTGACTGGTGATTTGGGAGTTTTAAAGAAGATTTTAAAAGAGGGGGAAGGCACTCTTACTGCAAACGAAGGTGCTGCTGTAACTA TTAGATATACAGCTAAGCTTGAGGATGGCACTTTGCTAGAGAAAAGAGGCTTCGATGGAGAGGCTGCATTGAAGTTTACAACTGATGAAG AACAAGTCATTGCTGGACTGGACCGAGCAGTTACTACAATGAAGAAGGGTGAACACGCAATAGTGACAGCTAAACCTGACTATGGATTTGGAAGTACTGAAGTGAAGCGGGATCTTGCTATGGTTCCTCCTTGCTCAACCATAGTTTTCGAAGTTGAGATGTTGGAGTTCACAAAG GAAAAGGATCCTTGGGAAATGAATAAACATGAGAGAATCCAAGTGTCCcaaaggaagaaagaagagggcAATCTACTCTTCAAAAACGGAAAGTATCAAAGAGCAATGAAGAAATATGAGAAG GCTGTTGATTATATTAATGAAGATAGAACCTttgaagatgatgatcaaaggctAGTGAAATCATTGAGAGTGTCATGCTGGTTGAATGGTGCTGCTTGTTGTCTCAAACAAAATGATTTCCAGGAAGCAATTAAGCTATGTTCCAAG GTCTTAGAAATTGAGTCCTGCAATGTGAAAGCATTATATAGGAGAGCACAAGCTTTTATGGAAACAGCTGATCTGCACTTGGCAGAATTGGATATCAAGAAGGCCCTAGAAATTGATCCACAGAACAG GGAGGTGAAACTGATACAGAAAACACTGAAACAACTCCAAGTAGAGAGCAATAAGAAAGATGCAAAGCTCTACACAACAATGTTCACACGCTTGTCAAATGAGAACTCTTCGGCGGCAAAG
- the LOC107801953 gene encoding peptidyl-prolyl cis-trans isomerase FKBP62 isoform X1: protein MVEFSRANAEAFIDEDYEEAGEEIESAPPLNIGDEREINSNGLKKKLIKLGLGWETPEFGDEVTVHYVGSLRDGTKCVSTRDKGKPVTFKLGQEKVATGVDYGIVTMRKGETALFTLPPRTGFGLADLDAVSSNSVVQFEVELVSWITVVDVCKDGGIIKKIMEKGELIGPPDDLDEVLVKYVVRLLDGVIVAKTPEHGVEFYVKDGHFCQALPKAIKTMRRGEKVNLIVQPQYAFVDGVKDSENGFPSILPCSILSIDLELVSFKPVINVTGDLGVLKKILKEGEGTLTANEGAAVTIRYTAKLEDGTLLEKRGFDGEAALKFTTDEEQVIAGLDRAVTTMKKGEHAIVTAKPDYGFGSTEVKRDLAMVPPCSTIVFEVEMLEFTKEKDPWEMNKHERIQVSQRKKEEGNLLFKNGKYQRAMKKYEKAVDYINEDRTFEDDDQRLVKSLRVSCWLNGAACCLKQNDFQEAIKLCSKVLEIESCNVKALYRRAQAFMETADLHLAELDIKKALEIDPQNREVKLIQKTLKQLQVESNKKDAKLYTTMFTRLSNENSSAAKRLKVEETESKNEENVGDINMP, encoded by the exons ATGGTGGAATTTTCCAGGGCAAATGCCGAAGCATTTATAGATGAAGATTATGAAGAGGCAGGGGAAGAAATAGAATCAGCACCACCACTCAATATTGGCGATGAAAGGGAAATTAACTCAAATGGTCTTAAGAAGAAGCTTATTAAGCTTGGACTTGGTTGGGAAACCCCTGAATTTGGTGATGAAGTCACTG TTCACTATGTTGGTAGCCTACGTGATGGAACCAAATGTGTTTCGACTAGGGACAAAGGTAAACCTGTTACGTTCAAGCTTGGCCAAG AGAAAGTTGCCACTGGCGTAGATTACGGAATTGTCACGATGAGGAAAGGTGAAACGGCATTGTTCACATTGCCCCCAAGAACGGGTTTTGGATTGGCAGACTTGGATGCAGTTTCATCGAATTCTGTAGTTCAGTTTGAGGTCGAGCTAGTATCATGGATCACAGTAGTGGATGTCTGCAAGGATGGTGGTATTATCAAGAAAATTATGGAGAAGGGGGAGCTAATAGGACCTCCTGATGACTTGGATGAAGTTCTAG TGAAGTATGTGGTGAGGCTGCTTGATGGTGTAATTGTTGCAAAAACACCTGAACACGGAGTGGAGTTTTATGTCAAAGATG GCCATTTTTGTCAAGCATTACCAAAAGCGATCAAGACAATGAGAAGGGGAGAGAAAGTGAATTTAATTGTTCAGCCTCAGT ATGCCTTTGTTGATGGGGTTAAGGATTCTGAAAACGGCTTCCCTTCAATTCTTCCATGTTCTATCCTGAGTATTGATCTTGAACTGGTTTCTTTCAAGCCGGTAATAAATGTGACTGGTGATTTGGGAGTTTTAAAGAAGATTTTAAAAGAGGGGGAAGGCACTCTTACTGCAAACGAAGGTGCTGCTGTAACTA TTAGATATACAGCTAAGCTTGAGGATGGCACTTTGCTAGAGAAAAGAGGCTTCGATGGAGAGGCTGCATTGAAGTTTACAACTGATGAAG AACAAGTCATTGCTGGACTGGACCGAGCAGTTACTACAATGAAGAAGGGTGAACACGCAATAGTGACAGCTAAACCTGACTATGGATTTGGAAGTACTGAAGTGAAGCGGGATCTTGCTATGGTTCCTCCTTGCTCAACCATAGTTTTCGAAGTTGAGATGTTGGAGTTCACAAAG GAAAAGGATCCTTGGGAAATGAATAAACATGAGAGAATCCAAGTGTCCcaaaggaagaaagaagagggcAATCTACTCTTCAAAAACGGAAAGTATCAAAGAGCAATGAAGAAATATGAGAAG GCTGTTGATTATATTAATGAAGATAGAACCTttgaagatgatgatcaaaggctAGTGAAATCATTGAGAGTGTCATGCTGGTTGAATGGTGCTGCTTGTTGTCTCAAACAAAATGATTTCCAGGAAGCAATTAAGCTATGTTCCAAG GTCTTAGAAATTGAGTCCTGCAATGTGAAAGCATTATATAGGAGAGCACAAGCTTTTATGGAAACAGCTGATCTGCACTTGGCAGAATTGGATATCAAGAAGGCCCTAGAAATTGATCCACAGAACAG GGAGGTGAAACTGATACAGAAAACACTGAAACAACTCCAAGTAGAGAGCAATAAGAAAGATGCAAAGCTCTACACAACAATGTTCACACGCTTGTCAAATGAGAACTCTTCGGCGGCAAAG